A section of the Schistosoma haematobium chromosome ZW, whole genome shotgun sequence genome encodes:
- the GLB1L_1 gene encoding Beta-galactosidase-1-like protein (EggNog:ENOG410V774~COG:G) — translation MKDDAPFQYVSGSIHYFRIPEQYWHDRLLKMKAAGLDAIQIYVPWNFHQPEKDVYDFDGDRNLGRFLELASSLDLLVIARVGPYICAEWDFVSLKYQCVTYLVFHSQRILLLSSESVLRFRVAYQLGFCGLIR, via the exons ATGAAAGATGATGCACCTTTTCAATATGTTTCCGGAAGTATACATTATTTTCGCATTCCGGAACAGTACTGGCACGATCGACTTTTGAAAATGAAGGCTGCTGGGTTGGATGCCATTCAGAT TTATGTACCATGGAATTTCCATCAGCCCGAAAAGGATGTATATGATTTTGATGGTGATCGGAACTTGGGAAGGTTTTTGGAGCTGGCTTCATCTTTAGATCTGTTGGTAATTGCACGAGTCGGACCATACATATGTGCTGAATGGGATTTTGTGAGTTTGAAATACCAATGCGTCACGTATTTAGTGTTTCATTCACAACGAATTCTACTTCTAAGCAGTGAATCTGTGCTTCGTTTCAGGGTGGCTTACCAGCTTGGCTTTTGCGGTTTAATCCGTTGA